The following coding sequences are from one Melospiza melodia melodia isolate bMelMel2 chromosome 2, bMelMel2.pri, whole genome shotgun sequence window:
- the CRYAA gene encoding alpha-crystallin A chain, giving the protein MDITIQHPWFKRALGPLIPSRLFDQFFGEGLLEYDLLPLFSSTISPYYRQSLFRSVLESGISEVRSDRDKFTIMLDVKHFSPEDLSVKIIDDFVEIHGKHSERQDDHGYISREFHRRYRLPANVDQAAITCSLSNDGMLTFSGPKVPSNMDASHSERPIPVSREEKPSSAPSS; this is encoded by the exons atggacaTTACCATCCAGCACCCCTGGTTCAAGCGTGCTCTGGGACCCCTCATTCCAAGCCGTTTGTTTGACCAGTTTTTTGGAGAGGGTCTCCTCGAGTATGACCTCCTGCCTCTGTTCTCGTCCACTATCAGCCCCTACTACAGGCAGTCCCTCTTCCGCAGCGTGCTGGAGTCGGGCATTTCAGAG GTGAGGTCTGATCGGGACAAGTTCACAATCATGCTGGATGTAAAACACTTCTCTCCCGAAGACTTGAGCGTGAAGATTATTGATGACTTTGTGGAAATCCATGGCAAGCACAGTGAAAGGCAG GACGACCACGGCTACATCTCCCGGGAATTCCACCGCCGGTACCGCCTGCCCGCCAACGTGGACCAGGCTGCCATCACCTGCTCGCTGTCCAACGATGGCATGCTGACCTTCTCGGGCCCCAAGGTCCCCTCCAACATGGACGCCAGCCACAGCGAGAGGCCCATCCCCGTGTCCCGGGAGGAGAAGCCCAGCTCGGCGCCCTCCTCCTGA